gaaattgctttttttttttcttgacacaTCCTAAGTGTGCAAGAGTGTGGGAGCACGTGGGCATGTACAGGTTTGAGCATGCATGGGTGTGAGCGTGCATCTGCCTGCATGAGCGTAAGGAAGAAGATTAGAAAGTGTGGGAGAAGGGCTTAGAGTCTCCTCCTGATCTAATCTCTCTGCCCCTCTGAAGACCCCTTCCTAGTTACCACTGCTGAGCATTCCCAGAAGTTTACTGGGCTCCAGGCCCTGTTGCTGTGCCATCTTCTGAACATCAAAACCCATGTGCATGAGGAACTGGATCACATTCATCTCCTGCCCTGTGAACTGGTCCCTGATAGTGGGGCACGAGGGGTTGCAGTGAGGCCATGGACAGCTGTCAATCAGATGAATTGGGCAGCCTTTCAGAGGGGCCTTCCCATTTTTGTTGCTCTCATGTAGGCTCCGATCCCAACAGTGCAGGGCACGGGGTAATGATGTCCCCTTCACCTGGATGTCTGTCCAGTGACTGAAAAGACAAACCGTACAGATTGTATCAGAGGGGTCAGGCTGTCAGGACTGGTTAATTCCCCTACCATTTCCCTGTTGACCTTTCATAGAATCTGCAAAAGCACTCACTTGCGTGTAATGATCTCATGAGACAAACAGGCAGGAGCAAAGCTAGCgctaaaggaaaaaaggaaacatagaTTAGGTCTTGGAAGGACAAAGTCACTCCTGATAAATAGAACCTTCCTGACTAGGTAGAAAGTGGAATTTTTCCTGCCCCTGGCAAGATTTTTAGAAACAGCAGTTACTATCATGAtacaaaacctgactggactGGAAAGTATCCAGAAGAAAAGGGGCTCCATCCTGCCTAACAGTGCACATTTGCAACAAGAGACTCCTGAATAGCTGCTCTTGTATGAAGCAAGTAAGGTACATTAACATTTCCTCCTGTGTGGTCACATCAACTCTCTGGACGTTTTATGATCAGTGCTTTTCAAAACATCCCTGTGAGGTTAATGGCTGTGCAATGGCAAGGAGTCTCAGACCTCACCTTGGaggtaggaaaggaaaaaaccacgTTCTTACTGATAATAAAGGGTAGCTGATAATTGTGAAGCTGAATATTACTTTGTACTTATccagaaatgaaaaaggcaagATTCTTGACATAGACAAACCAATAGTTACCAAATTTAGAACATTTGTTTCTGCAGAGATCTGAGAAATGCTGCTAGGATACTGGATAAGAATGTCTCTTAGAAATAAACATGCCAGGTTTTCATCAATTAAATACTTACGTCACATCCTTTAAGGTGTTTCTCAGCTCCCTACCCAGATTCTGGATGTAGAGCCACTGCCCTTCCTGAACAGGCTGGCCAGTGAGGTGTACATTGTCTACGGTAAGTTGGGCCTCATCAAAGAGCCACTGGACAACAAAGACTGGACCTAGGAAGACAAAATTTGGAAAAGGGATTGCTCTAAGTTAGTTGCGGATACAGAGGAAACCCTAGAAtccattttatttctcctctgaTACTTACATCGAAGAGTGGGGTAAATCTTATATCCAAAAAAGCAATTCCATTCCTCTCCCTCTTTAAACTGCAGCTTACAGCGTTCAGGAACAATACCATTCCAATACCTAGAAGACAAAGCAGTAACAGAATGAAAGGCATAGTGCAATCTTAACAACAGCCTTTCTATATCCCAGTCTATTTCTGTTCTCATAGTTCCAGCTTATTGACACCAGAGTTCCTTCTTGGCTACATTGTCCCATCAACACATTTTAGAGCATCTACAACTGCACACATTCTTTTGCCTGTCTAGATTTTAAATTACTGTCTTTTCCAATAAAATCATTGAAAAATCACTGATGTAGATGATAAAGACTCATTAAGTATCTAAATGAAGATAGAGAAGGAGGACATCTTCTCCACACTCTAACCTCTTACAAAAGTGTACTTTAGAACATCTGATTGTACCTTATTCCTCTTCTGATGGCTTCCGTTGGAGCACATGTTATGGTATCAATACAGTCAGTTCTGCGATACTGTTTATTATCCAGGAACCATCCAGAGTCTGCCAAGCCTCGAACCTGAATCCCTTGATAACccatctcctccagctgctctgccactcgATCCACATTCAGGAGCACTCCTGTCCCTCCAGCACTGCAACAGCAATGTTAATACTGCAGTCATGAAGCACACACAGCTACTAAATGGCTGGCTTGCATATGTATCCTCTCATAGCAGTGACACTCTATAAACAACTTCATCTATCCGCAGGACTACCCACTACTAACTTGCTAGTCACCAAGTTATTTCCTTGCTTTGCAAAACACTCAGAAATAAAGCCAGCGCTGAGTAACAATCCGATACCTCAGAAACCAAATCCTGttcttattctttcttctgGGAGATCTATATGCTTTATATCATTTGCAAGAGGTTTGGCAGCTCAAAAACTGAAAGAATCTGAAGTGAGACAAATTCATCTTTTGCAACTTCTATATTACACCCCTGTGTAACATATGCTGAGTGTATCATAGCTTTGAACAACACAGCACGATTCAGAGCATCTGCGTCAAGCAAGtctgattttttaattcagatgtCCTGAATCTATTCACAAGAGGCATGCGTCTCATGGTGTGGGCCAACAGGACCCAGAATTCTTGATGCAGGGAAGAATGAACACATTTGCTCCATCTTGCAAAGCTTTTACCTCGTTGTTattttctccatcttctccTAAGTGTACCTGGACCAAAAGCTGAGGAAATATTATATCATGCCCTGTTGTGCCACttagaagagaaaacagaagagatacAGGGTTTGCTGTGTTAGCGTTACTGCATTCCTAAAAGAATTTTTTCAGGAGCTGCTGAGACCTCCTCCCTAACAACTTTCTACTGTGGAAATCTCCCGTCTTCACCACAGGAAATCTTGTAGATACCTACCTGCTCCCTGCTAGCAGCAACACTTTTGCAGTGCTAAGACCTTTTCCCACCAGCTCCTTTATAACCTCCTGAATGATCAGTGCTCCCATGAAGGCATATTCATCTGGAAGAGATAGCTCAGTGTCAACAAAATGGTTTCTTGTCCAGGCTAAGACTTTTGCTTCCTCTCCACAAATGCTTAAGAACTTACAAAGAGATTATGAACCTAAAACCAGGCCCATTTTCTCCACCTGTATCAAGTACACCTAACAAGAGATACTCCCCCTCGTGCAAAACTTGCTTCCCTGAAAGCGAATAGAGAGTGAACAGAATACACAAGAACACAAGCACACCTTCTTACAACAGTGCTTAGGAACTGCTAAACTTAGAGAGTGAAAACAAGAAGGAAGGCGCTGGGACCCTTTCTCTATGAACGAGGAATATGCACACCTTCCCACCACCTGGAATCTCAGTTCCAACTTACTGCATCCCTTTTTTCCCAGTCATAAAGCCAATTCAGACACTCAACGTTTCACAAAATGTTACACCTACATAGACCGCTACTTCCTCAGCACCACCAAAAGGCAGCCATGTTTGCTAAAATGTAACTGCTTCATAGGAAAAATCGGAAGAAGCCGTGATGAAGTGAAAAAGGCCCTTACTGTGACAAAAAGTGTATCCATGGTATCCACGAGTGGTCATCGAGTGACACGGTGCCTGGTTTAAGGCCAGAACTCACAAGTAACTCAAAGAAAAGCATTAACCTCCTGCCTTTCAGTGCCACATCACAAACCACCTTAGACCAAATTCTTTTGTTCACAGCAGCATCTATCAACAGTAATTCCATTCTGGTCAAAGAAAACTCTTCATGAACAAGTGAGAGAACTAAGCCCCTGGTGTTTCTATAGACATTACTGCACCCAGACACCAATCCTGCTTAAGTTGGGGAACCCAGAGAAGTACATGAGGTAGAACAATTAACTTCCATGAAATCCAGCTTAATCTGGAAGAGGACTCCTTTAAGCAGACTCCCAGAGTTCCGTCATCATCAAAATGACAGCCGATGGCAATGCATGTATTAAGATGAATTATTCTTCGTTTCCCAAAGAAACCTGCAGACAGCTTTAGCCTGACACATGACGGCTCCTTTCAAAGGCCACATATCCTCCTGAAAGAAGTCTGAAGCTAAATTCACTGCACTTGCCTCTCAGATCAGCAAAGCAAAGTTGCATGCAACAAACCATGGTTCCTCAGCTACACCATTTAATTTGCTGTGTGCTGGAACCTGGAGATTCATCTGAAAGGAATTTCATTCCTCTAATCCTTGCACACTGCATCAGTGTAACATCTCTGCAAGCAGTGGCTCTGAACTATGTCAAAACAGCCTGAGCTAAAGAGATCAGGATGTTTTATCTGGAAGTAGCTTGATATTCTTTCCTGCCCTTCAGCAAGAAAAAGCCTGTTCTTCATTCACGCAATTTCACAGAAGTCTGGCCATATCCTTTAATGTGTGATGTCTGGGGCAGCAACAGCCCATCAGCAACACTCACTTTTCTCAGACTTGGAAGAGGCACCGCTCCAAACATCACTTGAGCAATAAGGGATGAATCTGTAATAGAGAGCTGTGTGAGTACTGATGGTCCTTTGACATGCAAGGAGGGGTGAAGAAAGGGTCAAGTaagtggaagaaaattaaaccctggggaggggaaaagggaagagttTCTTGTCCAGTTAGACAACTTACCTTCTTGCACACCAAGTGACAATTATAACTGTCTTGAACTTTCTCCTGAACACTGGTAGCTTTACTGAGTTAAATCAAC
This DNA window, taken from Haliaeetus albicilla chromosome 12, bHalAlb1.1, whole genome shotgun sequence, encodes the following:
- the NOTUM gene encoding palmitoleoyl-protein carboxylesterase NOTUM isoform X4, translated to MPRGPGPGRALPESRPRPRPRPAARSPRPGPEGSGATARRRAARRRQVQRAPPGRRRRRRRRPEALVLAAASAAARRRPFRRRRPCALPKRSAQPRRPGPAGIKALRSGPAPANAAPPPVCLSSATTSRSPRAVGGGCSSWKGELRHPLRHHAEAHELQGVARDPSGFIPYCSSDVWSGASSKSEKNEYAFMGALIIQEVIKELVGKGLSTAKVLLLAGSSAGGTGVLLNVDRVAEQLEEMGYQGIQVRGLADSGWFLDNKQYRRTDCIDTITCAPTEAIRRGIRYWNGIVPERCKLQFKEGEEWNCFFGYKIYPTLRCPVFVVQWLFDEAQLTVDNVHLTGQPVQEGQWLYIQNLGRELRNTLKDVTASFAPACLSHEIITRNHWTDIQVKGTSLPRALHCWDRSLHESNKNGKAPLKGCPIHLIDSCPWPHCNPSCPTIRDQFTGQEMNVIQFLMHMGFDVQKMAQQQGLEPSKLLGMLSSGN
- the NOTUM gene encoding palmitoleoyl-protein carboxylesterase NOTUM isoform X2, encoding MAAPAGAGRAPTERPAAPCRCGAAQTPRSLRLAPRGRRAGQGGGWPAAAPRGARAGGAPGALPAHSVPLCHARRLGAGGGLLRRQPRRRARAAGAVLAARRRPPSPRAARRGAAERGRRCPPPGAGCCCCRRGERRVAAGGDGHGGRAPPAAAGAAARRARRRGQEGLAAAGPGGPRARRGGGGGRGGRGRELPAGLHRRGGQHGQLHGAGQEPGAVAVPLLGPGAAARPAPAPPAQRLGHLQRRQPGRLLPQGVQGQSAVAALPGRRVVLLQQGELRHPLRHHAEAHELQGVARDPSGFIPYCSSDVWSGASSKSEKNEYAFMGALIIQEVIKELVGKGLSTAKVLLLAGSSAGGTGVLLNVDRVAEQLEEMGYQGIQVRGLADSGWFLDNKQYRRTDCIDTITCAPTEAIRRGIRYWNGIVPERCKLQFKEGEEWNCFFGYKIYPTLRCPVFVVQWLFDEAQLTVDNVHLTGQPVQEGQWLYIQNLGRELRNTLKDVTASFAPACLSHEIITRNHWTDIQVKGTSLPRALHCWDRSLHESNKNGKAPLKGCPIHLIDSCPWPHCNPSCPTIRDQFTGQEMNVIQFLMHMGFDVQKMAQQQGLEPSKLLGMLSSGN
- the NOTUM gene encoding palmitoleoyl-protein carboxylesterase NOTUM isoform X3; amino-acid sequence: MLAAWERAAGSCAGSRAAEPAPPALSSPPAADPRPRGRRGGARRSAGGAARRRGLAAAAAAAASGGWRRAAMGTAAVHLLLLLGLLHAGPGGEGRKGWRRRGPAARERGEAAAAAAAAAAESFPLDFTAVEGNMDSFMAQVKSLAQSLYPCSAQALPHDLRLHLLHNASVTCNDGSPAGYYLKESKGSRRWLLFLEGGWYCFNRENCDTRYDTMRRLMSSREWPATRVGTGILSSQPEENPHWWNANMVFIPYCSSDVWSGASSKSEKNEYAFMGALIIQEVIKELVGKGLSTAKVLLLAGSSAGGTGVLLNVDRVAEQLEEMGYQGIQVRGLADSGWFLDNKQYRRTDCIDTITCAPTEAIRRGIRYWNGIVPERCKLQFKEGEEWNCFFGYKIYPTLRCPVFVVQWLFDEAQLTVDNVHLTGQPVQEGQWLYIQNLGRELRNTLKDVTASFAPACLSHEIITRNHWTDIQVKGTSLPRALHCWDRSLHESNKNGKAPLKGCPIHLIDSCPWPHCNPSCPTIRDQFTGQEMNVIQFLMHMGFDVQKMAQQQGLEPSKLLGMLSSGN
- the NOTUM gene encoding palmitoleoyl-protein carboxylesterase NOTUM isoform X1, coding for MAAPAGAGRAPTERPAAPCRCGAAQTPRSLRLAPRGRRAGQGGGWPAAAPRGARAGGAPGALPAHSVPLCHARRLGAGGGLLRRQPRRRARAAGAVLAARRRPPSPRAARRGAAERGRRCPPPGAGCCCCRRGERRVAAGGDGHGGRAPPAAAGAAARRARRRGQEGLAAAGPGGPRARRGGGGGRGGRGRELPAGLHRRGGQHGQLHGAGQEPGAVAVPLLGPGAAARPAPAPPAQRLGHLQRRQPGRLLPQGVQGQSAVAALPGRENCDTRYDTMRRLMSSREWPATRVGTGILSSQPEENPHWWNANMVFIPYCSSDVWSGASSKSEKNEYAFMGALIIQEVIKELVGKGLSTAKVLLLAGSSAGGTGVLLNVDRVAEQLEEMGYQGIQVRGLADSGWFLDNKQYRRTDCIDTITCAPTEAIRRGIRYWNGIVPERCKLQFKEGEEWNCFFGYKIYPTLRCPVFVVQWLFDEAQLTVDNVHLTGQPVQEGQWLYIQNLGRELRNTLKDVTASFAPACLSHEIITRNHWTDIQVKGTSLPRALHCWDRSLHESNKNGKAPLKGCPIHLIDSCPWPHCNPSCPTIRDQFTGQEMNVIQFLMHMGFDVQKMAQQQGLEPSKLLGMLSSGN